The Bubalus bubalis isolate 160015118507 breed Murrah chromosome 16, NDDB_SH_1, whole genome shotgun sequence genome window below encodes:
- the LOC112579434 gene encoding olfactory receptor 5W2-like, whose amino-acid sequence MERENCSSFTEFIFLGITDNTENKVILFTMFLLVYLINLVANLGMITLIRMDPQLHTPMYFFLSHLSFCDLCYSTAIGPKMLVDLFAKNKSISFCGCALQFLGFCTFVDSECLLLAVMAYDRYKAISSPLLYAVSMSSRVCSLLVAGVYLVGMADALIHTTLAFRLCFCGSNEINHFFCDVPPLLLISCSDTQLNELVIFMIFGFIELSSISGVLVSYCYIILSVLKIHSAEGRFKAFSTCTSHLTAVAIFQGTLLFMYFRPSSSYALDEDKMTSLFYTLVIPTLNPLIYSLRNKDVKQALEKLKNKLYF is encoded by the coding sequence ATGGAAAGAGAGAATTGCTCCTCCTTTACTGAGTTCATTTTCTTGGGAATTACTGATAACACTGAGAACAAAGTGATCCTATTTACAATGTTTCTCCTTGTTTATCTCATCAATCTTGTGGCAAATCTCGGAATGATCACCCTGATTAGGATGGATCCCCAGCTGCACAcacccatgtactttttcctcagcCACCTCTCCTTCTGTGACCTCTGCTATTCCACAGCCATCGGCCCTAAGATGCTGGTGGACCTATTTGCCAAAAACAAGTCAATCTCTTTCTGTGGCTGCGCTCTGCAATTCTTGGGCTTCTGTACCTTTGTAGATTCTGAGTGTCTCCTGCTggcagtgatggcctatgaccggtaCAAGGCCATCAGCAGCCCCTTGCTCTATGCGGTCAGCATGTCCAGCAGGGTGTGCTCCCTGCTCGTGGCTGGGGTTTACCTGGTGGGAATGGCAGATGCTCTGATACACACGACATTAGCATTCCGCTTATGCTTCTGTGGGTCAAATGAGATTAACCACTTTTTTTGTGATGTTCCTCCTCTCCTGTTGATATCTTGCTCAGACACACAGCTCAATGAGTTAGTGATATTCATGATTTTTGGCTTTATTGAATTAAGCTCCATTTCAGGAGTCCTTGTCTCTTATTGTTATATCATCCTATCAGTCTTGAAGATCCACTCTGCTGAAGGGAGGTTCAAAGCTTTCTCCACCTGTACCTCCCACCTAACTGCTGTGGCAATTttccagggaactctgctcttcATGTATTTCAGGCCGAGTTCATCCTACGCTCTAGATGAAGACAAAATGACCTCATTGTTTTACACCCTTGTGATTCCCACGTTAAACCCTCTGATTTATAGTTTGAGGAACAAAGATGTAAAACAGGCCctggaaaaattgaaaaataaactctatttttag
- the LOC102395922 gene encoding olfactory receptor 5W2-like: MERENCSSLTEFIFLGITDNTENKVILFTMFLPVYLINLLANLGMITLIRMDPQLHTPMYFFLSHLSFCDLCYSTAIGPKMLVDLFAKNKSIPSYGCALQFLVFCTFVDSECLLLAVMAYDRYKAISSPLLYAVSMSSRVCSLLVAGVYLVGMADALIHTTLAFRLCFCGSNEINHFFCDVPPLLLISCSDTQLNELVIFMIFGFIELSSISGVLVSYCYIILSVLKIHSAEGRFKAFSTCTSHLTAVAIFQGTLLFMYFRPSSSYALDEDKMTSLFYTLVIPMLNPLIYSLRNKDVKQALEKLKNKWF; this comes from the coding sequence ATGGAAAGAGAGAATTGCTCCTCCTTGactgaattcattttcttgggaaTTACTGATAACACTGAGAATAAAGTGATCCTATTTACAATGTTTCTACCTGTTTATCTCATTAATCTTCTGGCAAATCTCGGAATGATCACCCTGATTAGGATGGATCCCCAGCTGCACAcacccatgtactttttcctcagcCACCTCTCCTTCTGTGACCTCTGCTATTCCACAGCCATTGGCCCTAAGATGCTGGTAGACCTATTTGCCAAAAACAAATCAATCCCCTCCTATGGCTGTGCTCTGCAATTCTTGGTCTTCTGTACCTTTGTAGATTCTGAGTGTCTCCTGCTggcagtgatggcctatgaccggtaCAAGGCCATCAGCAGCCCCttgctctatgcagtcagcatgTCCAGCAGGGTGTGCTCCCTGCTCGTGGCTGGGGTTTACCTGGTGGGAATGGCAGATGCTCTGATACACACGACACTAGCATTCCGCTTATGCTTCTGTGGGTCAAATGAGATTAACCACTTTTTTTGTGATGTTCCTCCTCTCCTGTTGATATCTTGCTCAGACACACAGCTCAATGAGTTAGTGATATTCATGATTTTTGGCTTTATTGAATTAAGCTCCATTTCAGGAGTCCTTGTCTCTTATTGTTATATCATCCTATCAGTCTTGAAGATCCACTCTGCTGAAGGGAGGTTCAAAGCTTTCTCCACCTGTACCTCCCACCTAACTGCTGTGGCAATTttccagggaactctgctcttcATGTATTTCAGGCCAAGTTCATCCTACGCTCTAGATGAAGACAAAATGACCTCATTGTTTTACACCCTTGTGATTCCCATGTTAAACCCTCTGATTTATAGTTTGAGGAACAAGGATGTAAAACAGGCCctggaaaaattgaaaaataaatggtttTAG